CCACATAGCTTGGGCTGCCGTCTTCGGTTGCCTCCCGCTCAACACCCAACAGAAGCATCCCACCCCCTAGGGCTGGTTCGTTGGAGAAGGCGGAGATCGTCTCTTTAATGGACCTTCCAACTTCATTGCAGAGCTTCGCTTCAAGCTTTGGATGCTCATCGACCTGGTTGAGCTCTTCTAGAAGCTTGATCGCGTCCATATCTCTTGGATGCCCTCGATTACCTGACGGTGAGTCGGCCGGGAACGGCCGTATGGAATGCATGATGCCCCGGAGAATGGCTCCAGGTCTGCGAAAATATCAGGGCATAACTCCACGAAGGGAGCTTTTTTGGCCACTCCAGACCTCAGCCGTCCGTACGTTCAAGCCTTTTGTGGGGGCAAATTTTTAAGTGGTACCCCTCGATACATTTTGGTCCAAGTGGCTGATTGGGCAGTTCAGGCGGAGTGTTTTCCCAATGTGGCCACCATGGTGAAGAAGAAGGGTGGCCGGATCGTGCTTGGGTGGCACCTATGGGAGATCCCGGGATTGCTTCTTGAGGCTGAATATCACTCCGTCTGGGAAAAACCATCGGGCATCCTGGTGGACATCACCCCTCAGCGCCCGGGATTTGAGGAGGAGCGAATTCTTTTCGTTCCGCGCCGGAAGGATCACCTGCCCAAAAACCCACCGGACAACATTCGTCAGCCATTGAGTGATGACCCAGATATTGCCTTGATGTGCAGCCTAAAGGCGCAGTACGTGAAGCTCAGTTCCCAAGGGGAACCTGAGAAAACGCCTGGTCATTACCGGCTACCCATTGATGTGGCAAGAAAGATCGAAACAGTAATGGCAGAGCACCAAGCAGTGATGGTTCGCCTTTCTGAGAAATATCCAGATCAGTTCAGGGCCTAGCGCTGTCATCGGGTACCAGGCACTCACCAAGCGGATTTGAAATCCAGGTGGCCAAGGGTGCACGCCGTGCTCCACGGCCCCCGGCCTCACCTGGGCAGCGCAGCGCAGCGGGGCGGCCTGGTGTCCACGGGGAAGAACCGGACCCAAGCTGCCGGATCTTTGGAAGGACGGCTCCGGAACTTCCGCTCAAAAATGAGCAAAAGCCACACTTTGAGGCCAGGACCTCAGATCGCAGCTCACGTCCCACCCGGTCAAGGATGCAGGCCGCGCTCCATGGCCCCGGATCCCCCCTGCACCGTCCTCACCTGGGCAGCGCAGCGGGGCGGCCTGGTGGCCACGCTGCAGCCCACGACCTGGTGGAGGCCTCCCTTCCTGGGTTCGTTGCTCGCGCAGCACCTGGTCAAGGGTGGAGGCCGTGCTTCCGGCTCCGGTGCACCCCCGGCGTGGCCTCACCTGGGCGGCGCAGCGGGGCGGCCTGGTGGCCATAGGGAAGCACAGAACCTGCTGGAATCCCAAAGGGTCACATTTAAAATGCGACCCTTTGACCCCCCCTTGTAGGCCTCACCTGGGCAACGCAGCGTGGCGGGCGGCCCAGGGAAGCATAGGAGCTGGTGGAATCCCAAAGGGTCGCGCTCCAAACGCGACCCTTTGCCCCCCCCCACTTGGTGGGCCTCCGTCAAAACTCCGTCAAACCCCAAAAAAAGGCCCCTGCAAAGGGGCCTAAGTGTGGAGCCAACTACAGGATTCGAACCTGCGACCTGCTGATTACGAATCAGCTGCTCTACCAGCTGAGCTAAGTTGGCGCTGGCCCTCCAGTTTGCCCTGGGAGGCCTTGGGAATCAACTACTGGCCGAACCCGGCGGGCAGTTTCATGCCCAGGTTCTTCACCAGGAAGGCCCAGAGGTCGGCCCGCTCGGCGATGAGCTTGGCGGTGGGCTTGCCGGCGCCATGGCCTGCGTTGGTCTCGATGCGGGTGAGGACGGGCGCCGGTCCAGCCTGATCGGCCTGGAGGGTGGCGATGAACTTGTGGCTGTGAGCGGGCACCACGCGGTCGTCATGATCGCCGGTGGTCACCAGGGTGGGCGGATACTTCACGCCGGGCTTCAGGGTGTGCAGCGGCGAGTACTTGATCAGGTTGGCGAAGCCTTCCGGGGTGTCGCTGGACATGTAGTCGCTCTTCCACATCCAGCCGATGGTGAACTTGTGATAGCGGAGCATGTCCATGACACCGACGGCGGGCAGACAGGCGCCGAAGAGATCAGGGCGCTGAGTCATGCAGGCGCCCACCAGCAGGCCGCCATTGGAGCCGCCCTGGATGGCCAGCTTGGGGGTGCTGGTGTATTTCTCCTTGATGAGCCACTCGCCCGCGGCGATGAAATCGTCGAAGACGTTCTGCTTCTTTTCGCGCTTGCCGGCTTCCCACCAGTCCTTGCCGTACTCGCTGCCGCCCCGGAGGCAGGCCACGGCATACACGCCGCCCATCTCCATCCAGACCTGGGCGATGGGTGAGTAGCCAGGAGCCTGGGGAATGTTGAAGCCGCCGTAGGCATAGAGCAGCGTGGGGTTGGCGCCATCCAGCTTCAGGCCCTTCTTGTAGGCCAGGAACAGGGGCACCTTGGTGCCGTCCTTGCTCGGGTAGAAGACTTCCTTCACTTCGTAGTCAGCGGGCCGGATGTCCACCTTGGGCTGCCGGAAGACGGTGCTGGTGCCGGTCTTCAGGTCGTAACGGTAGAGGGTCGGGGGCTGGTTGTACGAGGTGAAGGTGTAGAAGGTTTCTGTATCCTCGCGGCGGCCGCTGAAGCCGCTGAGGTTGCCCAGGCCCTCGGGCTGGATCTCTTTCAGGAACTTGCCTTTCAGGTCGTAGAGCTTCACCACGTTCAGGGCGTCGATCTTCCAGGTCACGGCGAAGGTGTTGCCGAACAGATCCACGGCGGAGAGGACATCCCTGCCCTTGCCCTCGGGGATCAGATCCTTCCAGGCGGCGGGCTCGGGGTGTTTGAGATCCACAGCCACCAGGCGATGGCGCGGCGCGCCGGCATCCGTGTGGACATAGAAGGTGTCGCCATCGTTGCCGATGATGCGGTACGAACCGTCGTACTTGTCGAAGAGGGGCTTCACGGGGCTGCCCGGCTGCTTCAGGTCCTTCAGGAACACCCGGTTCTTGCGCTCGGTGCCCTGGCTCTGGGAGATGATCAGCCAACGCCCATCATCGGTGATGCCTGCGCCAAAACCCCAGTCAGGCTGGTCGGGGCGTTCATAAACCACCACATCCTTCTCGACGGGATCGCCCAGCTTGTGGAAGAAGAGCTTCTGATTTTTGTAGACGGCAGTGAGGGCCTTGCCCGCCTCCACTTTCGGATAGTCCGTGTAGTAGAAGCCGCTGGCATCCTTGGCCCAGCTGTTCACAGCCAGGCGACCCGCGGGAAGCGCATCGGGCAAATCGACACCCGTAGCCACGTTGCGCACCTTCCAGGTGCTCACGTCGGAGCCGCCCTTGGACAGGTTGTAGGCCACGTATTCGCCCTGCTCGCTGAAGCGCATGCCGCCCAGGGCCACCGTGCCATCTGTGCTCAGGGTATTGGGATCGAAGAACACCCGGCCCTTCTCCTCCAGGCGCTCGGTCAGGTAGATCACGGCCTGGTTCTGCAGCCCGGAGTTGTAGGAGTAGATGTAGAACTTCCCATGCTTGCTGGGGGCGCCGTACTTCTCG
This sequence is a window from Geothrix sp. PMB-07. Protein-coding genes within it:
- a CDS encoding prolyl oligopeptidase family protein; protein product: MPFPLPRLCLTALAATVLSAQTPIPYPATRKADVVDDYFGTKVADPYRWLEDDHSAETKAWVEAQNKVTEAYLSGIPERKIIEARITKLWNYEKYGAPSKHGKFYIYSYNSGLQNQAVIYLTERLEEKGRVFFDPNTLSTDGTVALGGMRFSEQGEYVAYNLSKGGSDVSTWKVRNVATGVDLPDALPAGRLAVNSWAKDASGFYYTDYPKVEAGKALTAVYKNQKLFFHKLGDPVEKDVVVYERPDQPDWGFGAGITDDGRWLIISQSQGTERKNRVFLKDLKQPGSPVKPLFDKYDGSYRIIGNDGDTFYVHTDAGAPRHRLVAVDLKHPEPAAWKDLIPEGKGRDVLSAVDLFGNTFAVTWKIDALNVVKLYDLKGKFLKEIQPEGLGNLSGFSGRREDTETFYTFTSYNQPPTLYRYDLKTGTSTVFRQPKVDIRPADYEVKEVFYPSKDGTKVPLFLAYKKGLKLDGANPTLLYAYGGFNIPQAPGYSPIAQVWMEMGGVYAVACLRGGSEYGKDWWEAGKREKKQNVFDDFIAAGEWLIKEKYTSTPKLAIQGGSNGGLLVGACMTQRPDLFGACLPAVGVMDMLRYHKFTIGWMWKSDYMSSDTPEGFANLIKYSPLHTLKPGVKYPPTLVTTGDHDDRVVPAHSHKFIATLQADQAGPAPVLTRIETNAGHGAGKPTAKLIAERADLWAFLVKNLGMKLPAGFGQ